Within the Pseudomonas sp. SL4(2022) genome, the region CCAATCTGCGCCAGGTACTGGCTCAGGCTGTCACCAAAGCCCAGCAGGCCGGCATTCGGTGCACCGTAGAACAGGCGATATCCCAGTTGCAGCAGCACCACGACCCCCAGGAGGATTTCCGCCAGTTGCCAAACGATGACGAAAATCACCATCCAGAGAATGCGCAACAGTATCGATTCACGCTCAATATCCTGATTACTTTCACTCATGCTCATCTCCTTAAGGGTCGTAACGTTAAAACTCAAAAACCGCTGATGGGGATAAAGTCGACGTCGGTCTTCGGCTCACCGCGCATCAGAGCGCCGATCACCTGATCCAACGTGCGCCCCTCGAAC harbors:
- a CDS encoding DUF4389 domain-containing protein; the protein is MSESNQDIERESILLRILWMVIFVIVWQLAEILLGVVVLLQLGYRLFYGAPNAGLLGFGDSLSQYLAQIGRFGTFNTDDKPWPFADWPTAQAPRGEIPHSIAPAPHPARDEEPKL